From the Prochlorococcus sp. MIT 1223 genome, the window GGTTCCCTGCCATTGCTCTCCACAAATAGAAGAACTATTAATATTTTCAAGCAAAATTCCTTGATCCCTACATTTTGAATATCGGCCTAAAGTTTCAACTTGATTAATCCTAGAAATCGATAAGGAGTGAAAAATCTGTAATGCAAGTTCATCAGAAATAAACAAACCATTTGAAAGGGATGATTGACTTCTTCCAATGACTTTTGTTTCTAAGGATTCATCGTCTTGAAATAAAGCTAACTGCCTATTAGGGGAATCTGGATCATCTATAACGTCAATTAAAGTACTGCCAAAGATTTCTTGACCTAAAGATTTAGTATTAAAGGCCCTATCTGCAACCACTTTGCCATTTGAATCATGCCTAAATTTTGCCTTATGAATTACAAATTTTTTTTTAGGATCACTTAAATCAAAGTTAATGATTTGCCAATCTCCTAAAAAATACTCAGGATAAATCAAATCTTCATCATCTTGCGGCCTCCTGAATGGCCCTGGCAGAGCCCACAAAGGCCAGGACAATTGCCTTTCAGCCAAGTCGTCATCAAACGAGTTATATAACCCTATGTCCCCGCATAATGCCTGATCAGGGATCAAAATAAGAATACAAAAAAAAATTACGAGTTTTTTTACCACGATGTCAGATCCTTTAATCAGAGAGATTGATAATTTTGTAGTCCTGGAACCAGGCAAAAATGAACAATTTTTAAATACAGAAGAAACATTGATATGGATATCAAATTGGTTAAAAAACCTTGATGAATTACCTGAAGACTTAAAACCAAAAAATTCTATAGAAAATGCTGCAAAGCATCTATTAGATACTGCATGTGATTTAGAAGTTAAACCAGGTTTTACTATTCAATGGTTCGCTGTCCGTCTTGATTCTCCGAATAATTAAGTATAGATATTAGATTCTTGGCAATCAAGTTGGACAGTTCTTTTGGAGACTCCTCTTGTACAGAAATATGTAAATCAGCCTCATTATATTGAGGTATTCTATCTTGATTCAATTTCTCAAAAGCACGAGAGGTATCATCATTTGCAATCAAAGGGCGTTTTTCTAATTCATTCTTTTTCTTCAACCTTTCCAATAAGCGCTTAGGGCCTGGATCAAGCCACACTACAATTCCTTGATGCAAGATCCCCCAATTCTCTGAACGAGTAACGATGCCTCCACCAGTTGCAATAACTAGAGAATATAATTTGCCAATTTCTTTAAGAACTTGAGTTTCAATTTCTCGAAAAGCACATTCTCCATCTTCTTCGAAAATTTGAGTAATAGATTTCTTTACAGCTTTCTCTATAACTAAATCTGTATCAACAAACCTATATCCAAGTTTCTGGGCTATATGGGGACCAGTTTCTGACTTGCCAGAACCCATCATCCCAATCAAATAAAGATTGCGACCTCCCAAAATTTGTTTTAATGAAGTGGAGCTCACATGATTCCTCTCAAAAACAGAACAAAAAATGAGCTTATTAACATGGCATTCAATCTGAGAATGCATGACTGATACAACATCTAAAAAACCTCATGGTGAAGGTCGCAACTGTGTCATAACTCGTCGTGCTTGTTTTAGTGCAAGCCATCGATATTGGCTACCTGAATTTTCCGATAAAGAAAACTCAGAGATTTTTGGACCTTGTTCGATAGCGCCAGGTCATGGACACAATTACGAATTAATCGTATCCATGGAGGGCGCACTAGATCAATTCGGCATGGTTCTTAATCTATCGGATGTTAAACATGCCATCAAAAATGAAGTCACAAAACAACTTGACTTTCGATTTCTAAATCACGTGTGGCCTGAATTCGATATTTCCAAACCTGAAGGTTGTCTTCCCACCACAGAGTCACTAGTTCGAATAATCTGGAAAAGGTTGAAACCACATTTACCAATCATTTCCCTCCGTCTATATGAAAACCCTGCTCTTTGGGCTGATTATTTAGGAAATTCCATGGATGCTTTTTTAACTGTTCGCACTCACTTCGCTGCTGCACATCGATTAGCAAGGGAAGACCTTCCTCAAGAAGAAAATGAAAAGATCTTTGGTAAATGTGCTCGACCAAACGGTCACGGTCACAATTATTTGGTGGATATAACCGTTCGAGGAGAAATTCATCCTAGGACTGGAATGATTTGTGATTTATCAGCTCTGCAAAAAATTATTGAGGATTTAATTGTCGAACCATTTGATCACACTTTTTTAAATAAAGATATCCCTCATTTCGCTATCACTGTTCCTACCGCTGAGAACATAGCACTTCATATATCTGATAAATTAAAAGCACCAATTAATCAACTTGGAGCAAGTTTACATAAAGTCAAGCTTCAAGAAAGTCCTAATAACGCAGCTGAAGTTTATGCAGAATCTCCTATTTTAGAAAATGTAACGAGAACTCTTGAAACTTCAATTAGTAATTAAGTTAATTGAAAAAAATTATTGCTAGAGTTGTATTGGCTACAAGTATCGATGGTAAAATAGCCTTACCAAATGGTGCAAAAATTGATATTGGAGATGAAGGAGATAGAAAAGTTTTAGAGAATTCATTAGCATGGGCTGATGCCACTTTGATGGGAGGAGAAACACTTAGAGCGCATAAAAGTACATGTCTAATCCATAGAAAAGAACTAATAGATAAACGCAAATCTGAAGGAAGATCTGAGCAACCTATATGTATAGTTGTTAGCAATAAAAAAAATTATTCATTAGATTGGCATTTTTTTAAACAGCCAATTGAAAGGTGGCTCATTAGATCAAAAGTAAATTTTGAAACTAGTAATAATTATTGTAAAGGTTATAGTAGAACAATAGAATTTGAATCTAATTGGTCAAAGACACTAGAGGAAATTTACACTTTTAATATCAGAAAGTTAGTAGTGCTAGGGGGTTCAAAGATAGTTGGCTCTATGCTTTTAGAAGATCAAATAAGTGAATTGCAAATCACTTTAACTCCAAAGCTTATAGGTGGAAGTTTTTCTTGGATACCAAGTAGTTTAAATAATCTTTCTATGGACTTACAAAAAAAGAATTCATGGATTCTGAAAGAAGCTAAAAAGCTTGAAGACAATGAATTATTATTACACTACCATAGGAATTATGATAATTTTTAATTCTACTAAATTTAATTTTACAATCTATTTAACAATTATAATATGTAAAGTATAAATAATTAGTTTCTAATGATATGGCAAAGCTGATATACAAATGGAATGCATCTATTTCAGAAATAGATGAAAAAGATTGGGATTATCTCTTAGGTGAAAATAGTAATCCATTTTACTCCTGGAAATGGCTATATGCTTTAGAAAATTCTAAAAGTATAGTAGCTACTTCTGGATGGCAACCTTTATATTTATCAGTTTGGCGTGAATTTCAGAAGAATCCTGTAGCAATAGCACCTCTATTCCTCAAAGGACATAGCTATGGAGAGTTTATATTTGACAACCAGTTTGAAGAATTAGCTAATCAATTAGGCAAGAGGTATTATCCAAAATTAATAGGAATGAGTCCAGTAAGTCCTGTAGAAGGATACCGTTTCTTATTTTCTAACAAAGAGGATAAGCTATATCTAACTAGAGAAATTATTAATCAAATTGACTCGTTCTGTGTAGATAATAATATCCTCAGTTGTAATTTTCTATACGTAGATCCAAGTTGGCAAGTGCTTGCTGAAAAAGCAAATTGTGCAACTTGGCTAAACAAAACAAGTATATGGGAGGCAAATGAAAATAAAAATTTCTCAGATTATCTTTTAAAGTTTAATTCCAATCAAAGAAAGAATATAAAAAAAGAAAGGAATTCGATTAAAAAAGCAAATATAAATGTCTCAGTAAAATATGCAGAAGATATTAATCTTCAAGATATGCAAATGATGCATGATTTTTATGAAAGTCATTGTAGTAGATGGGGGATTTGGGGCAGCAAATATCTCTCAAGAGCGTTTTTTGAGCAACTTGCATTAGAAAAATATCGCAATGAAATTGTTTTATTTAGTGCAAATAAATCTGATGAAATAAAACCTATTGCAATGTCTTTATGTATAACTAATGGTGAAAAACTATGGGGTAGATATTGGGGGAGCAAGCTAGATATTGACTTTTTGCATTTTGAACTATGCTACTACTCGCCAATTGAGTGGGCATTCACTAAAGGCATCAAGAGTTTTGACCCAGGTGCTGGAGGAAGTCAAAAAAAAAGACGAGGTTTTATTGCAAAACCAAGTGCTAGTCTTCATAGATGGTATGAACCAAATATGGATAAATTAATCAGAGCATGGCTATGCAAATCAAATAAATTAATGCTTGAAGAAATTAAAGCAACTAATAATGAAGTACCCTTTAAAAAAGACAATGGAAAATTGTCTTTAATGACATAATTCTATTGTATAGTTATTTTAAAAGTTTATGAAAGAAATCGAAGATAGAAATTCTCAAGATAAAGAACTTATAAATCCAAAAGGGATTTTAAACTACAAGAACAAAGGATCACAAAGTGTTTTTAGATTATTTGGCATAGAATTAACAGCTCCATCGGGCTTAAAGAACCCAGGTACAGTATATATCTCATTTATTCTTGTAAATTTAATTATATTTCTTGTTTTAAGGAGCTTCGTCACAGGCTAATCATTTTCATTCCAATCTCTTAACTTTAATTTTGATCCGCAATAAATACAATTTTCATTCTTTTTAAATAATGGTGGACGTTTTTCAATAGAAAACCAATTAATACATAAATCACAATAAGCTAAAAACTTAACTATCATAATTTAAGAAGCAATAGGAAATTGAATATTTCTAAGCTCCTTTTTCATTCTCTTTCGAAGAATTTTATGTTCAGCGTAAATAGATGATTGACTTATTGGTCTTGAAACTTTTACATAATTGGCATTTCTAGATTTATCTTTTACAAAAGGGATGCTCGCTATAGAGATTTCCTGCAATGATCTTATAGAGGGGAATAACATGGCTTCACCAAAGCTAGTATTTAAATATTTCCTATCCAAATTCTTCCGCAATAAATAAAAATTTCAAGTCCTACTATTCATATTTATTAATTGCATCATTTGCAATTGCGTTAAGCTTTACTCTCTTTAAGCTTTCAGCTATAAGTTATCCAGACAGAAGATCAAATACCTTTTATGAGTATATAGAAAAATTGAATATGATTTTCAAAGAAATATTTCTTAAAAAGATAAGGGTATATCAAAATCGATATATGCTCTTAGGGACAGATTTATTGGATGCGCTTCTAATTTTTAGGTTAAAAAATGAACTATCAAATCATTGAAACCCAAATCAAAAAGAAGATTAAAGAACTTGATGAAAAGCTCTCAAAAAGACTTATCGAGCTTGATCCTAAAGGATATTTTATTGTCAAGATTGACCAGTCTGAACATGAGATTTTAGTAGAGCACTACAGCAATGATATCGATAGCTTAGGAAGAGCAATTAACCCTGATACAGGGAAGCCTATTGGATGTAAAGATGATTTACAACGCGTTCCCACTACTACATATAGAGGAAGCAGCGCAAAAGAAGTTGGAATAAAAATAACCGAAGGAAGCAATGAATATCCTATAAGTAGACTTGACCATGCTCTGTACTTAGGGAGAGAACTACAACGGGCAGAGGAATGTCTAAGACATAACAAAGACTACAAACAAGACTAATTAGACAAGTCTCTGGAGAATTGCCCCCAATTACTGTAATCTTTGTTTTATCATTTACTTAAAAAGTACGGAGCTTAATTGAATGGGTGTAATTTTTTATCTCGTCTTAGTTGCCGCTGGGCTTGGAACAGCTTTTCTTATTAATAAAGCTTTAAAAGCAATAAAGCTAATTTGATTATAGAAATAAGTAAAACAACGAATCTTGGGATTCCAAAAGGCGATATTAGAAAGACTTTCTAGACTTATCCTACAAGCATAAAAAATCTTCTAATAATGGGCACAACACGCCTTAAAACTCGTAGACGCTCCGAGCAAGGTTTCAAATGGAGCAGAATAGCAATAGCTATTCTCTCAACTGTTGGTGTAATTGATACAGGTACAATTACTTTAAATAAGTGGGGATTTATAGGGACACTTTCATGCCCTGGTGGAATTGAAGGTTGCAATAAAGTTTTAAATAGTGCTTGGGGAACATTATTAACTATAAATGAAACTTCAATTCCATTATCTTTAGCTGGATTTAGTGGATATCTTTTAATGCTAGTAATGGCATTAATCACATTTACTCCTTGGCTTAAAGATAAGAGAAGTGATCTTTCAAAAAGAACATGGTGGCTGATATTTCTTATCTCATGTTCTATGTCTATTTTCAGTATAGTCCTAATAGGAATAATGGTTTTTAAAATTCAAGGTTTTTGTTTGTTTTGTATAATTTCTGGAATAATTTCAATATCTATTTTAGTTCTATCTTTTATTGGTGGAGGCTGGGAAGATACTAGTGAATTAATCTTCAGAGGAATAATTCTTTCTCTTATAGTATTTTTAGGTAGCTTAATATGGGCCTCATCGGTTAGTCCTAATAACAAAAATATTTCACCAAATAACTATAACCTTCCTCCCATTGTTCAAAGAGAGAGTAATGATTCAGCTATAGAATTAGCCAAACATCTAAAAGATGAAGGTGCAAAAATGTATTTTGCTTATTGGTGTAAATACTGTGCATTACAAAAAGAATTATTTGGGAAAGAAGCAGTATCCGAACTTTTACTAGTAGAATGTGCTGAAGATGGAGTAAATAATCAAAGTGCATTATGTAAAGAAAAAGGTATAACTTCATACCCTTCATGGGAAATTAATGGAGAAATTACATCAGGAGCACAATCTTTAGAGGAGTTAGCGAAGATAAGTAATTACAAAGGATCGAAGGAATTTAAATAAAAATAATTTAAATATTTACAGGTCTAGTTGATATGTTGTAGCCAAGTTTCTGTCTGGAATGACATCTCCAATGAGGCATAGTGGAAGGAGTATCACTTCTATAATGTCCTCCTCTACTCTCTCTGCGAAAATAACATGCTTCCAGCATTAAAAGGCTTGTTATTTGTCGGTGATATAAATCTAATAATAGATTTATATCTCGCCGTTGATCTTCATCTAATTCATAGTGCATATCATACTTGTGATTCAAAATAAACTCTAGAAGGGGTTCCCTTTTAATCAGATCAAAGTCCTTACGAATAGAAGATATTGCATTTTTAATACCCTGAGGAGAGCGGTCAACACCTGCAACTCGCCAGAGTAAATTGCGGAGTTTCTCGATTTCAAAAATTAAATCTTTGGAGTTAAAAGTACTATTTTTTCTAAAATCTATTTTATCTATTTTTATAATTCTATTTTTATTGAACCTTTCTCGGAAGCCAGCTAATTCACAAGAAGAAAATTGCATTGCAAATACAAGACATTCCATTAAGGAATTACTAGCCAATCTATTTGCACCATGTAACCCAGTACACGCGACTTCACCAACAGCATATAAACCTGGCATATCAGTTTCTGCAGACAAATTTGTAGATATGCCTCCCATCCAATAATGAGCAGCTGGCGCAATAGGAATAATCTGACTAAAAGGATCTAAACCAAAATCTCTACATCTTTGCAGGATTGTGGGAAAGCGATTTGTAGCTTTTACCCTACCTATAGTTCTTAAATCTAAGCCGAGATGGTTAACTCCTTGACTGCGCATTGCTTGAAAAAGTGCTCTACTTACCTGATCTCGTGGTGCAAGATCCTTCCCCAATAGTTTTGATACAGGACTTTGGCCATATTTATCAGTCAAAAGTGCGCCTTCTCCTCTTAGAGCCTCTGAAAGCAAAAAGCATGGTGCACCATCAAGCTTCAAAGCTGTGGGATGAAACTGAACAAATTCGAGATCTTTTATTGCTGCTCCTGCATTCCATGCCAAAGCAATGCCTTCTCCACATGCTTGTGCTGGGTTAGTTGTATTAGCAAATAAATGGCCTCCTCCCCCTGTCGCAATAACTACAGCTCTAGAAGGGATCCACTTAAGAATTGAGCCATCTAAAACCTGCACTCCTAAACACATATTATTTTCAACCCAAAGTTGCGTAACTCGAATGCCTCGCAAATGAGAAATATTTTCTCTTTGTTCAACTTGATCTTGTAAAACTTCAACTAAAGCTCTTCCAGTGCGATCTTGAACATGTAAAACACGCCTATGACTATGTGCTGCTTCTAAGGTCGTAGACAAGACACCATTTTCGTTATCAAATTCCATTCCTAAACTCATTAAGCGATCGACACATTGAGGAGCATTTTGAACAAACATTCTTACTGCATCAGCATCACAAAGTCCCGCCCCTGCATTAAAAGTGTCCTCTGCATGACTGTCATCACTATCATTAATACGAGTAACCGCGGCTATACCACCCTGAGCCCATCTACTTGACGAACGTTTACTAGTATTCCGATTTAATAACAACACATTAAATTTATTAGATAACTCAATTGATGTCATTAGGCCTGCTGCACCAGCGCCAATCACAACTACATCCCAAGAACTTTCAGGAATAGAACCAAGGTTATTAGCTAAATTCATAAACTAAAGGATAAATTATTCAAATCAAACCACTTAATTGAGGCTGAATAAGAGTTGTTATCAAAAACAATCCATCAACCCAAAGGGTAGTTACAAGAGCCGAACTAGATACTATCCATGTTTTTTCAAAATCTGAACCTAGCATCGACCTTTTATCCATTAAATATGCAATATACAAAATCAAAGCTGATGCAAGTAATAATAAAATTATTTTGTCGAAATGCAGCAAATCATGAGCAGTTTGTCCTAATAATTTAGATGCATTCTTGAAGTTTGCATTCACAACATTTGGCCATGATTTCATTACTCCAGTACAAACAATCATGAAATCAGTAATTGCAGTTCCAAGTAACGAAGCCAGATAAAAACCAGAACCCATTCTCCAGCGAGTATTTAATCCAACTAAAGCGATTGGCAAAGCAATCGCTTCCACTGGAAGATGCCAAACAGGATATGCCCGTAGCCATCCCCAAAACAGACAACCTCCAAACCAGCTACCACTAACACCAATTAGAAGTGAACCAACATTGATAAAGCGATCTGCAAAAAATTCTATTAAAAGCAATCCTGTGATTAATAAAACAAAAGTAAATAAAAGTGCAGATAATGGAAAGATATGAACCCATGGAGCCTGAATAAAGACAGGTAAAATCACACAAGTACTTGCCCAGAACCTTAAAGTACTGGGCTTTGATAAATATGACTCCGAGTTAACCGAAGTCTTTTTAGATAGCGATTGGTTAACCAGAAGTGACTTTTTCCAAGGACGCGAAGCCTAAAGACAAAGCAATTAGCCCTTCTTCTAGAGAAGGGTCTTTACCATGATTTTAGATTCCAACGTTAAAGACCATAGCTCCACACAGGTTATCCATAGAGAAATTCACTTATTTGCAGTATTTATCTATTGAAAATCAAACTATCTTCTAAGTTTTTGTTCATAATATTAAAGTTAGATGAAGCCTTATAGCTTTTTGCTTGAGCTCACAATCTAACTGTCAAACAACTATTGCTTCTGTGTGGAAAGAACTCACCAATGACAGTCACTCCACTTCACTGAAAACGCATGCAAGCCAAAGTAATCTAAAACCTGCATTAGTTGAATCAGTAGAACCAGGATCTATAGGGGAAGATCTTGGCATTCAGCCAGGAGACAAAATATTGCGAATCAATGGGATTCGGCCCCGTGATCTAATTGACTACAACTTTTTGGTGAGTGAAGAAGAAATCAAAATAGAAGTTATTGATAAAAACGAAAAATTGCATCAAGTAGAGTTTGAAAAAGATGCGGATGATGGTTTAGGAATTATTTTTAAGGAAGCTTTATTTGATGGATTAAAGCAATGCAATAATAATTGTCCATTTTGCTTTATTGATCAACAACCTCCAGGTAAACGATCAAGTCTTTATTTAAAAGATGATGATTATCGTTTGAGTTTTTTATATGGTTCTTATTTAACTCTAACCAATCTTTCCAAAGAAGATTGGCAAAGAATAGAGTCACAAAATCTTTCGCCACTCTTTGTGTCTGTACACGCAACAGACCCTTCACTAAGAACAAAGCTTTTAAAGAACCAAAAAGCAGCTCTAATAATGGAACAGCTAAATTGGTTTTCCAAAAGAAATCTACAAATACATGCTCAAGTAGTTGTCTGCCCAGGAATTAATGATGGAAAGTTCTTAGATAAAACATTGTCAGATCTTTTTCAATTCGCTAAAGGTGATTGGCCAGCAATTTTATCAATAGCAGTAGTACCAGTCGGGCTCACTCGTTTTAGGCCTGATAATGATGGCTTAACTCCTGTCACTCAGGAATGTGCAGAAAAAACTATATTTCAAGTAGAGAGTTTGCAAAAAGAGTTTAAAAATGAAATTGGTTCCCGCTTTGCATGGCTTTCCGATGAATGGTATTTAATTGCCAATAAAAAACTACCTATTCGAAAAGATTATGAAGACCTGCCTCAGGAAGAAAACGGTGTAGGAAGTATTCGATCTTTTTTAGAAAAATTAGATTGTGCTACTTCAAGTCTGCCAAGGAAAATACCACATAAAAGAAGTATAAGTTGGGTAGTCGGAAAAATGGTTAAAAATGCTTTCTATGAAGCCGAGAAAAAACTTAACTCTATTGAAAATCTAAGTGTAAATTTATATGGTTTGCCAAGCCCATATTGGGGGCAAGAGCAAGTTGTAACTGGACTATTGACTGGAAAAGATATTTTAGAAGGTCTTTCCTCTAAAAATCTTGGTGATCAACTTTTAGTGCCTTCTGTAATGCTAAAAGAAGATAAACCTGTATTTTTAGATGATATGACTATAGAAGAGGTTAGCCAATCACTTAGAGTACCTATCAATATAGTTCACAGTGCTGAAGATATCGTTAATGCGGCACTTGGAACAGAACTATTAACTAGAAAGTAAAAATGAGAACTTCAACTAAAATAGAACGATTCAGTCAATTATTTCTAGGATTTAGTATTGCATTGATAACACTTAATAATGCAAGTTCATTTGCCTTAGGGGCAAAGGCTGAAAGTAAAAATAATATTTTAAAAATTAATAATAATGACCTAGAAATAAAGAAAATTTTAAATATCGAATTAAAAGAATTAGAAAGTCTAGTTATAGAAAATAATCTAGAATTAAAAAATGAAAGATTAAGAGTGGAACAAAGTAAGTTATTACTCCGCAGCTCAATTTCAGAAAAATATCCAACGCTGAGCTTAACCTCTAATGGATTACCTAAATATCTAAGTGGAAATACATATAATCAACCAAATAGTTCTATTAATACTAAAAGCAGTCAATTAAGCTCTTCAATATCCGCAGAATTAAAGTGGGATGTCATTAATCCTTTAAAAGAATCAAAAATTAAAATTGCCAGAGAAAAATTTGAAAAAGCAAAGCTATCTTATAGAATTAAGTTACGTGATATAACGCTAAGATCCTATAAAAGTTACTACTTACTGCAACAAGCATTGGAAGAAGTAAAAGTTGCTAAAAAATCAATAGAATACTCTAAACTAGCGCTGAATGAAGCAAAGATTAGACTTGAAGCAGGTATTGGCACCAAGCTAGAAGTCTTAGAATCTAAAACTCAACTTTCAAGAGATAAAAAACTACTATCAGATAAAATAGGTAATAAAAAAATAAAGCAAAGGGAGTTGACAAGTATTTTAAATCTTCCAGAACACGTACAAGCTTCAATAGGCTCTAAGCCAGAAATCTTTGGCTATTGGAACACACCTATTAATCAAAGTGTTATTGCAGCATTTGGTTACAATAAAGAACTAGAGGTTGCTCTGATTGATATCTCAATTAATAAAAAAGATGCATTAAGGGCTGCTGCGGAGAAAAAGCCAGTTTTAAGTTTTTATAATACGTTAAGTACAACTTATAAGAAAGGTGAAGCACTCGTATCCTCTCCAAGTATGGATAATACTTCTAACAATTTAAATAATACAGTTGGTCTATCAGCAACTTGGAAGCTAATAGACGGTGGAAAGTCAAGATCCAACTATTTATATAATAAGAATAAAGAGAAAGAATCAAATAATAAATATAAATTAAAATTATCTGATATCCAAAAAGATGTAGAGAAAAGCTTTTATGAACTTGAAGCTGAAGAGAAAAATATAATAACAACTAAACAAGAAGTTCAAACAGCTCAAGAATCTCTAAGGCTAGCAAATCTTAGATTTAAATCAGGGATAACAACCCAACGCGAAGTAATTAATCACCAAAGAGATTTAACAGATGCAAAAGTGAATCATATAAAATCACTTACTAATTACAATATTCATTTAGCAGAACTAAGAAGGAAAACAGGCATAGATTCATTGCAATCATGTTTTGAAATTAATACAATTGAAAAAAAAGTAAAAAATGACATAGATGAGTTTATAATTAGATCAAATAATTTAAAAGCACTTTGCAAATGATATTTTCTATTTATTAGGATGATGAATAAAACAACAACAAACTCACTTTCTCAACAAGAAGTTTATGCAGTAAATAAATTAATCGATGAAGTATCTAAGAGACAATTAAATGATTTTGGAGAAATTAATTCTGATATAAAAAATGATGGCACATTAATAACTGAATGTGATAGATGGAGTGATCAAAAAATAGTAGAAGGAATTGGAAATATCACTAATAAATCCGAAGGTGTTTTAAGTGAAGAAGGGTCGAAGATAGTTCCTGAATCAAATGCATTTTGGGTAGTAGATCCTTTAGATGGTACAACTAATTTTGCAGCTGGAATTCCTTATTGGGCAATTTCAATTGCAAGATTTGTTAATGGTAAACCTGAGACTGCTTTTTTAGATATTCCAGCTCTTAATAAAAGAATTCTTGCTATCGCAGGCAAAGGAGTTTGGTTAAATGATAAAAAAATTTCCAGGAAAAATCTATCTTTAATTAA encodes:
- a CDS encoding DUF6816 family protein, coding for MIPDQALCGDIGLYNSFDDDLAERQLSWPLWALPGPFRRPQDDEDLIYPEYFLGDWQIINFDLSDPKKKFVIHKAKFRHDSNGKVVADRAFNTKSLGQEIFGSTLIDVIDDPDSPNRQLALFQDDESLETKVIGRSQSSLSNGLFISDELALQIFHSLSISRINQVETLGRYSKCRDQGILLENINSSSICGEQWQGTYKAPGESLKLKSINSNHFKLLFISATEQLPSKKSLVDLANQKDQLILDGP
- a CDS encoding chlororespiratory reduction protein 7, which encodes MSDPLIREIDNFVVLEPGKNEQFLNTEETLIWISNWLKNLDELPEDLKPKNSIENAAKHLLDTACDLEVKPGFTIQWFAVRLDSPNN
- a CDS encoding shikimate kinase, yielding MSSTSLKQILGGRNLYLIGMMGSGKSETGPHIAQKLGYRFVDTDLVIEKAVKKSITQIFEEDGECAFREIETQVLKEIGKLYSLVIATGGGIVTRSENWGILHQGIVVWLDPGPKRLLERLKKKNELEKRPLIANDDTSRAFEKLNQDRIPQYNEADLHISVQEESPKELSNLIAKNLISILNYSENQDGQRTIE
- a CDS encoding 6-carboxytetrahydropterin synthase; protein product: MTDTTSKKPHGEGRNCVITRRACFSASHRYWLPEFSDKENSEIFGPCSIAPGHGHNYELIVSMEGALDQFGMVLNLSDVKHAIKNEVTKQLDFRFLNHVWPEFDISKPEGCLPTTESLVRIIWKRLKPHLPIISLRLYENPALWADYLGNSMDAFLTVRTHFAAAHRLAREDLPQEENEKIFGKCARPNGHGHNYLVDITVRGEIHPRTGMICDLSALQKIIEDLIVEPFDHTFLNKDIPHFAITVPTAENIALHISDKLKAPINQLGASLHKVKLQESPNNAAEVYAESPILENVTRTLETSISN
- a CDS encoding RibD family protein; this translates as MKKIIARVVLATSIDGKIALPNGAKIDIGDEGDRKVLENSLAWADATLMGGETLRAHKSTCLIHRKELIDKRKSEGRSEQPICIVVSNKKNYSLDWHFFKQPIERWLIRSKVNFETSNNYCKGYSRTIEFESNWSKTLEEIYTFNIRKLVVLGGSKIVGSMLLEDQISELQITLTPKLIGGSFSWIPSSLNNLSMDLQKKNSWILKEAKKLEDNELLLHYHRNYDNF
- a CDS encoding GNAT family N-acetyltransferase, with the protein product MAKLIYKWNASISEIDEKDWDYLLGENSNPFYSWKWLYALENSKSIVATSGWQPLYLSVWREFQKNPVAIAPLFLKGHSYGEFIFDNQFEELANQLGKRYYPKLIGMSPVSPVEGYRFLFSNKEDKLYLTREIINQIDSFCVDNNILSCNFLYVDPSWQVLAEKANCATWLNKTSIWEANENKNFSDYLLKFNSNQRKNIKKERNSIKKANINVSVKYAEDINLQDMQMMHDFYESHCSRWGIWGSKYLSRAFFEQLALEKYRNEIVLFSANKSDEIKPIAMSLCITNGEKLWGRYWGSKLDIDFLHFELCYYSPIEWAFTKGIKSFDPGAGGSQKKRRGFIAKPSASLHRWYEPNMDKLIRAWLCKSNKLMLEEIKATNNEVPFKKDNGKLSLMT
- a CDS encoding DUF4346 domain-containing protein; translated protein: MNYQIIETQIKKKIKELDEKLSKRLIELDPKGYFIVKIDQSEHEILVEHYSNDIDSLGRAINPDTGKPIGCKDDLQRVPTTTYRGSSAKEVGIKITEGSNEYPISRLDHALYLGRELQRAEECLRHNKDYKQD
- the petL gene encoding cytochrome b6-f complex subunit PetL, with protein sequence MGVIFYLVLVAAGLGTAFLINKALKAIKLI
- a CDS encoding vitamin K epoxide reductase family protein → MGTTRLKTRRRSEQGFKWSRIAIAILSTVGVIDTGTITLNKWGFIGTLSCPGGIEGCNKVLNSAWGTLLTINETSIPLSLAGFSGYLLMLVMALITFTPWLKDKRSDLSKRTWWLIFLISCSMSIFSIVLIGIMVFKIQGFCLFCIISGIISISILVLSFIGGGWEDTSELIFRGIILSLIVFLGSLIWASSVSPNNKNISPNNYNLPPIVQRESNDSAIELAKHLKDEGAKMYFAYWCKYCALQKELFGKEAVSELLLVECAEDGVNNQSALCKEKGITSYPSWEINGEITSGAQSLEELAKISNYKGSKEFK
- the nadB gene encoding L-aspartate oxidase; the protein is MNLANNLGSIPESSWDVVVIGAGAAGLMTSIELSNKFNVLLLNRNTSKRSSSRWAQGGIAAVTRINDSDDSHAEDTFNAGAGLCDADAVRMFVQNAPQCVDRLMSLGMEFDNENGVLSTTLEAAHSHRRVLHVQDRTGRALVEVLQDQVEQRENISHLRGIRVTQLWVENNMCLGVQVLDGSILKWIPSRAVVIATGGGGHLFANTTNPAQACGEGIALAWNAGAAIKDLEFVQFHPTALKLDGAPCFLLSEALRGEGALLTDKYGQSPVSKLLGKDLAPRDQVSRALFQAMRSQGVNHLGLDLRTIGRVKATNRFPTILQRCRDFGLDPFSQIIPIAPAAHYWMGGISTNLSAETDMPGLYAVGEVACTGLHGANRLASNSLMECLVFAMQFSSCELAGFRERFNKNRIIKIDKIDFRKNSTFNSKDLIFEIEKLRNLLWRVAGVDRSPQGIKNAISSIRKDFDLIKREPLLEFILNHKYDMHYELDEDQRRDINLLLDLYHRQITSLLMLEACYFRRESRGGHYRSDTPSTMPHWRCHSRQKLGYNISTRPVNI